AAAGGATATCCCCCAGAAGCAAAGGAAACAACTTGAGAAAGTCAAATCAAGTACCTCAAAACCTCTCTGATTTAAACAAACCAAATGAACCAAATTCAGTTTTCATTCCATTCATATTTGATGTGCACACAGAAATAAAAAGCATAGCTTGGATCTACTAAGTCATCAAGAACAGATGAAAAGATTCGGATATCACCTTAAACTATTGTTCAGTGATAAAAAACCATCACAATCTCAGACAAATCAACTCTGCAGAGGTTTCTGTCAGGTAAACACTGATAAGATTTGTTCATTCTCAATGGTttcaatattatatatgttgttGGTTTTTGTTTCAGGGGACTAAGGTTGTTTCTCCAAACCAAGATGATCTTGTTATGATTTCACCAAGAATTAAACTCAGAGATGGGAGGCACCTGGCTTATCTTGAGAGAGGGGTTTCTAAGGATGTGGCAAAGTACAAGATCATCATTGTCCATGGTTTTGGAAGCTCTAAAGAGATGAACTTTCTCGCACCCCAAGTACAATTACTCATTCCCTTTCAACTTAAACAGAATAGTAGTACTATACAATTAAGATATTCATATGCTGAATAAGGTTAGATGACTGAAAACTCAAcgtgtatatatacatatatacaggAACTAATAGATGAACTAGGCATATATCTGCTGCAATATGACCGAGCTGGGTATGGAGAAAGTGATCCAAATCCCAAACGCTCGCTCAAAAGTGAAGCACTTGACATTCAAGAACTTGCTGATCAGTTAGAGTTAGGGCCACAATTCTATGTCATTGGAGTCTCAATGGGTTCATATGCTACATGGAGTTGCCTTCAGTACTTGCCCCACAGGTACAGAATTACAACCTCCCATATGGATATATAGATTGCAAGACAAAATAGTCTATTAGGATTTGTTTGATAAGAGGGAGATTGTGTGTGTATTGTATATCAGTATGCATAGTTTAAGCAAAGGACTAATTAATTTTGTGCAGGCTTGCAGGGTTGGCACTGATAGCACCAATGATCAATTACAAGTGGCCTTCACTTCCCAAGAGtctaataagagaggattataGAAGGAAACTTGTGCAATGGGCTAGGTGGCTTGCAAGTTATTGTCCTAGGCTATTGCATTGGTGGGTAACTCAAAAGTGGCTGCCTTCAGCTGCTGTCATTGAAAAGAACCCAGCTTTCTTCAACAAGAGTGATATTGATATTCTAAAAACACTCCCTGGCTTCCCAATGCTTACCAAGGTACTACCTATGAAATTGGTATCCTGTATATATAAGATTATTCAACATTACATATGTTTTAACTTTGATTGTCATCACTTTGGTGTCTCATTTTGTTTGTCATCTTTGTATACGGAAGTAGGCATAAGCTGAAACACTTAAATTCCTTTTCTGTTATGTTGCTTGTTACAGGACAGCTTAAGGGAACAAGTTGTATTTGACACACTTAGGCATGATTGGAGGGTTGCTTTTGGAAAATGGGAATTTGACCCTTTAAAGCTCATGAATCCATTCCCTCATAGCACAAGTTCTTCAGTTCACATATGGCAGGGATATGAAGACAAGGTTGTGCCATCTCAACTTCAGAGGTTTGTGTCAGGGAAGCTTCCATGGATACATTATCATGAAGTTCCAGATGGTGGACATTTAATTGTGTACTATAGGGGATTATGTGAGGCCATATTAAGGGCACTCTTACTTGGACAAGAATACATTGCATATAAGCCTAATAAGTCAGCATTATTTGCACTCAATGGGGTTGAGGACAAATGTTCTTGCTCCAGAGAGGAGGATCCTACTTGTAGGGATCATTTAACCCTACCTCTTCATACTCCAAAGGACTAGTTTTTGCTTTTCATTCAAAAATGGTAGATATAGAGAGTTCTccatgaaaatatttattttggattGCTTTTTACATTTTCATCATCTGTTTATTGTTTAcattttttcttcctttgggAAAAATATGTCAATTGTGTAAATTATGTTTGTGATTTGTTggatgaaaaatagaaatagaaggTGCCTTATAtgtaaattactaaattatacTTAGCCATCATTTTTTTGGAATCATGCATGTGAAAGTGTTCTGTTTTTGACTAAGTGTGTAACTTGttagaaagaaaggaagaataCATGAAAAAGATGGTCTTAAACTTACCTAGAATTTTTGGATTATAAACGTTTGGAAACAAAAGGAATAGAACTCTCCATCAACCTGAGATGTTCTTCTCCAAAACATGATCTATTTTTTAGATTTCTGTAGAAAGAAAGGTAAAGTTACAtatcctaaattctaaattctatcCTTAAATCTTAAacctttcaaaaaataaaagttaaaaatgtaattttataataagagaaaaaatgggctaatgttaattaattaaaattgattccatatatttattcaaattaaaaatataggaAGTAGatatctatctattctattatataaaaatcggatgTCTACACTTAATGATGGAGCTAATATGGCATGCTCCAGAGTCTCGAGAGTGTttcctaatttaattattttaactcattcaatataatttattaattgatttgattagatatttaaatattaatataatttattataatatatattacttaattaattttactacattaattataagttgttatattagttaattaatttattcatttataaagtttaaaataaaataaataatttattgtttattctaattgaattcattaaatttaattatacattacatacgaattaataataatttgtaaatcattttatattatatatgtattaacaaaatattatatatgtcttaatgtgttaattaaatattatatacgcacagaaaaataaatacaaagatgatttatataatattgataatattatattagcatggtaatttattttgttttgatatcatacagtattgataatgataatattattatatagtattatataaaatttctaatattagtatagaaaattaaaaaattattccttATGGTAATCATTTTTAGTGGAATAGTGTGTCTCTTATATAGTATTAATAATTGTTGCTTAATTTAAAGTAATTGTATGTTGgtatcttaaatttattttttaataatgacctaaatagataaatctaattgaattgaatgattatataaaatattttatattattaatatattaaaattaaattatttttcggTACAGAATTTTATAGGTAAATTTTATACAagattaagttattttatattttttaatttgttttatctgtgttactttatttaattttaagtagcttcatatttacaattaccgccagtatgatattttataaaatatgaaaatcaattttttttataatttaaatatcaatgtttgagttaattttaatttaacttttttaaattaatgttatcttttatttagatcttaattaatttaaaatacaaaaatactaatatatttactgtcactttaaataataataactttaatttatttactgtcttttttttcttttatattttgtttagcaAAGATAATATATGGATTAGGATGGAGTTAACAAATACTCTATGCGATGCATGTTTGGCACTGATAAATTCATATGaaatagaagagaagaaaacaaaaaactaaaaaacactTAGTTGAATGGTATAAACAGATTCATTGAAGCTAAGTGTCCATGGTTCTCATGTCTCATCTCATTTTTCGAAGTTCAAACACATTTTAAATGtatgaattttaattatatttgtttttttcctCTTCAATAAATACTACAATCTCTTCCTATTTTTGCTATAGGCttgtcttttatttaaaaaaacacacacaaaaatgtaaaaagaaaaattaaagaaattaaaactgttattatattttaaaaaattaaatgttcttttaattaaatatctatgtaATTCTTATCTAGATatataaattgtattttaatatactgagtggtaaatataaaaaaatatataatagataagtTAAAATAACGAATAATGAGatatctatctattctatttattctattatataaaaattaaatttttgcacTTAATGATAAAGTTGACGTGGCATGTTTCTTAGAATGTTtcctgatttatttttttaactcattaaatacaattcaTTTAGGtggattaattatatcaactaattgagatatttaagtatcacataatttaatattatgtatatcaattaattgaatataattgttagagtataattaggatcaattagatcaattagcattatttaacatatctaaatatttattataggatattacgtctttattatttcgattctcttagcacctataaatacccttctatattgtatcattttacacaacttgaatacacaCAAACCTTTTCTCTACTGCTCTCTCTTAccctttctaataataataagtacagtttaatttagttagaagttcattattttatagtcttctataaaataatctttttatcactttagatattttaactcttttttatttttttctctttacatgtaattttgttgtgcattaaatttgtttatttaattatttaatgatgaaatATACTCAAGTTAATTCCATCATATAATAGTTTGTTTTCtcctatatattttaatttgtatatagtTACTATTGATCTTACTGTTTTCAATCttactatttttgttttcttgaattgttctttatttttttatgacttgataatttaaaaaaaaaaagacaaagaaCAGAAAAAAAGATGGCCAAAGACAAATGTTAGAAGCCTAAAGCAGCAACATCATTTCtcagcattattattattaatatgaactttattatttattttctaacgTTCTTTAATACAAACTtcgtttctttttattaattattattaatacttttattcttttcttctttaattataaatctccttataataattttttgatcggatattttttttggtctaataaatttttttctctattttttttgtcaaaaataatttatattagaaaaaaaaagatgaaagtaaatttaagattcaaatttaaataagatgtgcAAAGAATAACTATTGAATTCATTTGATCGATTTATACACTTTGTATTACCGtcattgaaaatttcaaatactattataaaattctagatatttttattttattgttcttaaattatatattatcccATGTATTTGAAGAGTTTcatctttttgaaaataaagtgtgacattatatactttttagatacaataaatgaataataaggttaaagtgagtaacaaaattgattataaataagatacaaatttttataatttctagcacaattaacaaatttttagtttcaaaataattgtttactctattttttatttttatttaattttttataattttttcttgatttttttaattaattatgattgtaaTAACTCATCATAAATTTgtgttttgtaaaaaaaatttatcaatcatAAAACACATAAGacttaactaaaaaatttaaaaaatattgattaatcacaaaataaaaaattatgaatggtgttttaattatgtttaattatgttgtaaaatataaattgggactatttaaaattaattttttaccatTAATGTTAACTTCAATCATAATaaggtaaaaagtaaaaattgtatataataatttaattttattatttatactaccaaaattattctttaatgtattatatcctttttatttttattcattgataatctttagttttctatttttaataaaaatttgaattgattaaatagattatttttcaattagtaatataattattatgatatttactttgttcagtaatatttttttaatttatttaatctgattaatcatctctttcttattttatgctaatttaattaattaaagttaataaatttcaattattttaattcttgcaactttttattataataatatatttctattaatgtattaatataattttaatatttaaatgtcactaataataataatatataatatgtctaattgtaaaaaatttactattttttatacgATTAGACTAGAcatatttatattcaatttatttaattatttaattaaaattaattatattaaatgattatattaatattatggtagactaattatattattattcattaattatattaagAGATTAAGATTATGATagattatcattattttattattttttattttttgatattaattcagatgtttaacttctttttattatcattttttattctcttattctatGTGTTTATTCCCATAAATcttactaaattaaataaagtactgtatatatttttttattcttcttttatatacacataaaatttattaaattatttctcttccatctaagaattttgtttctcttctatttatatttctttccttcaatattttattggttcttatttttctaaattttattttaatttatgtatttgttcTTACTAtacccaatttttttatttatgtataatatacattcttatatatgttatagaaatatgatttgattccattaacttatcaaaatttttgaaaaatataaagataaagcacaaaaatatatttatagatattttactttaattttttaactaaaaaatataatttttttgtcatattAGTTGGAATTCAAagttaaatatgaatattaatttttgaaataaaataaatatattttaaattttttgcatctaaaaataatattctatcaATGTTAGAATTATTTAGATGGATAAGTAACCAtgaatatagaattatttaagaTGGTTAGAACTAAGTAcatctttttattgaaaatacgaatttaaaaatattatattcaattctcAATAGTCAACCTCTCATTGAaccattatatttttaaaagatttttaaaaaaatgaaatagctTTAGGtgtataaattttgtaaaaatttaattaatttaagatatttattatcattgattaaaaaagtaaattaaaatgacaatttaatatttctatactcttaaaatattatttatttatttttcatggaTTCTTTATCATCCAATGatcacattaatataatttaattcaataaaattatttattatcatttgattgaataaaatttttattttagctgAAAATTTTAGGATTTCTCAACCTCAAGATCATCCatgttaaatcattaaaaaatataactaagaaCGCGGAAACGTCTCTTCATTCGAGAGTATGATTGAGATCAGAGAACTTGGCTCTTGTGGTTCTTTGATTTTCGTCAACCAAAACCTTCTGTATTTTTTATAGGGCTGAATCACAATTTTACTGTAGGAAAAAGAGCTATGAAGGCGAGTTTGATGTGTTGGAGACCAAAATTCTAaagtcattatttatatttgagtgtgacactcattaaaccctaaaactcaaataaaatagtatacatgattttaatctcatttatccaaatcaaaagtaataatgacttatttaatttaacatttatgacaataaataagatcaccgttatataagtcatttaatgtgaaattacataatttactattataattaatatatgtattatccataaatatattaagaaataataatttcctaacaatcttCTACTTgggttataaatatatattttcctgaGATAACCTCTTATAAATTTTACGCGTAAATCTGAATGTTATTTCtcttattactttaataatttGGTCTATCTGATATATTAGTTATGAAATTACCGAAActtttatcacattagtgtCACAACAAAACTACGATGATCCCATACTAAAATACTCAAccacatagatcaaatttggatgagaaaattcagaaattacatgcaaaaataatctcatgcatgtctatttttaacttgagtaaaaattctattttattcggTGACAGACTTAGATGAAACTGCAACGGCAATATCCGGACATAGCGAAGGTGACTAAGTGATGAGtctgtagaagaagaagagaagaacttaacagactcacaatgagagagagagagagagagagaaagggaaatTTACCTAGAGAAAAGAAACTCGGCAAGAGAATGGTGGCGACGGGCTCAACAACGACGGTAACGGGATGAGCAGCGATGATGACATAAGCTGTGAACAGTGACGGATCCAGAAAAATTTAGTAAtgggaaaaaaatataataaaatttaggtatagatatttttttgcttcccacgatattcaacaagttaaggactaatctgtcatgaatttgaattccatttaaGAATTTACAATTGGCCCACAATGAGTTGCTATACATACGAGATAGAATTCGAACCCTCAATACTTATTTAAGCGGACGACTAAGTTGATCACTTGATCAATCTAAATTGGTTtagatatattcaaaatttaaaattagaactatctaatacatattgataa
This window of the Arachis duranensis cultivar V14167 unplaced genomic scaffold, aradu.V14167.gnm2.J7QH unplaced_Scaffold_232527, whole genome shotgun sequence genome carries:
- the LOC127744181 gene encoding uncharacterized protein LOC127744181 produces the protein MKRFGYHLKLLFSDKKPSQSQTNQLCRGFCQGTKVVSPNQDDLVMISPRIKLRDGRHLAYLERGVSKDVAKYKIIIVHGFGSSKEMNFLAPQELIDELGIYLLQYDRAGYGESDPNPKRSLKSEALDIQELADQLELGPQFYVIGVSMGSYATWSCLQYLPHRLAGLALIAPMINYKWPSLPKSLIREDYRRKLVQWARWLASYCPRLLHWWVTQKWLPSAAVIEKNPAFFNKSDIDILKTLPGFPMLTKDSLREQVVFDTLRHDWRVAFGKWEFDPLKLMNPFPHSTSSSVHIWQGYEDKVVPSQLQRFVSGKLPWIHYHEVPDGGHLIVYYRGLCEAILRALLLGQEYIAYKPNKSALFALNGVEDKCSCSREEDPTCRDHLTLPLHTPKD